The following proteins are encoded in a genomic region of Amyelois transitella isolate CPQ chromosome 14, ilAmyTran1.1, whole genome shotgun sequence:
- the LOC106130838 gene encoding uncharacterized protein LOC106130838, whose amino-acid sequence MSDVHTVCDIDNTFYKIIEGRPLRRGDDIKVYMSNIRDIFLFKANAAFILDQIIQIDTSYSFEKSEYAKISELFAQCKSSFVQFAKLNYHKSKKYQLLAEVKALELERKSEELDILCDKYVKLRNRLSNLTATFENLSRYRQFLNRLTPIWSKTQNLDCKPDISTATINSTLLTQISFRSGGSFDISNLEHLKVESRPYFVEPIQLLDILEDNRKQCLNYLNIAAVSANIISSVLKGRDSVKAQVEDDAKELQNYVDICNNLIRFEEEKEASYKVIFERILFNEFHELFASFEASKLFTCVQYVNTKIFGDMEDPKDNLTSLMANLERLYMDLSLNLDYLDVEIVKKATNQAFSEDKEKMRNAFKAQRIIKESDILRKSLYASFEPSRGYKKQDAKKTV is encoded by the coding sequence ATGTCTGATGTTCATACAGTATGCGATATTGATAAtaccttttataaaattatagaagGCAGGCCGTTGAGACGTGGTGATgatataaaagtatatatgTCCAACATAagagatatatttttgtttaaagcaAACGCAGCATTCATTCTAGatcaaattatacaaatagaTACATCATATTCCTTTGAAAAGAGCGAATATGCTAAGATCTCTGAATTATTTGCACAATGCAAAAGTTCATTCGTACAATTTGCTAAGTTAAATTATCACAAATCTAAAAAGTACCAATTACTGGCGGAAGTGAAAGCACTTGAATTAGAAAGAAAGTCAGAAGAACTAGATATTCTTTgtgataaatatgttaaactaAGAAATAGATTATCCAACCTAACTGCAACATTTGAAAACTTGTCACGTTATCGTCAGTTTCTCAACCGACTGACTCCAATATGGTCGAAAACGCAAAATTTAGATTGTAAACCAGATATTTCTACGGCGACGATAAATTCTACGTTATTGACCCAAATATCTTTCAGATCCGGTGGATCATTTGACATAAGCAATTTGGAACATCTAAAGGTAGAATCGCGCCCATATTTCGTTGAACCCATACAACTATTAGATATTCTCGAGGATAACAGGAAACAATgccttaattatttaaatattgcagCTGTTTCAGCGAATATTATTTCGTCAGTTTTAAAGGGCAGAGATTCTGTCAAAGCTCAAGTAGAAGACGATGCTAAAGAACTTCAAAACTATGTTgatatatgtaataatttaattcgcTTCGAGGAAGAAAAGGAAGCATcgtataaagttatttttgaaagAATACTTTTTAATGAATTCCATGAGTTGTTCGCGTCCTTTGAGGCAAGCAAACTTTTTACGTGCGTTCAATAtgtcaacacaaaaatatttgggGATATGGAAGATCCAAAAGATAATCTTACATCATTAATGGCAAACCTGGAAAGACTTTATATGGATCTGTCATTGAATTTGGACTATTTAGACGttgaaattgttaaaaaagcAACCAACCAAGCATTTAGTGaagacaaagaaaaaatgaGAAACGCGTTCAAAGCTCAGAGAATCATCAAAGAAAGTGATATACTTAGAAAATCGTTGTATGCTAGTTTTGAACCATCGCGTGGCTATAAAAAGCAGGATGCAAAGAAGACTGTGTAA